A single window of Leptospira neocaledonica DNA harbors:
- a CDS encoding TIGR00266 family protein, with protein MKFEILAKPDFPILKLNLNSGESIRAESGAMVAMSPQVKMETKAQGGIFASAKRALFSGESFFQNTFTVENGNGELFLTSATQGDLEHRTLKNEELILSRGAYVAGGTELVIDSKWGGFKGFFAGEGLFFLKVSGTGDLFFSSFGAIHQVDVDGMYIVDTGHIVAFEPSLDYHIDKVGGLKSLFLSGEGLVAKFSGKGKLYLQTRNQNSFASWANTWRRVQRSTSGGD; from the coding sequence ATGAAATTTGAAATATTAGCAAAACCTGATTTTCCCATCCTAAAGCTCAATTTGAATTCCGGAGAATCCATTCGTGCGGAATCCGGAGCAATGGTTGCCATGTCTCCTCAGGTCAAAATGGAAACCAAGGCCCAAGGGGGAATATTCGCATCCGCAAAAAGAGCGTTATTCAGCGGTGAGTCCTTCTTCCAAAACACATTCACTGTAGAAAATGGAAATGGAGAATTATTTTTGACCTCTGCTACCCAAGGAGACTTGGAACATAGAACTCTCAAAAACGAAGAATTGATCTTAAGCAGAGGTGCCTATGTTGCTGGCGGCACAGAGCTTGTGATCGACAGCAAATGGGGAGGTTTCAAAGGATTTTTTGCGGGAGAAGGTTTATTCTTTCTAAAAGTTTCCGGAACAGGAGACCTTTTCTTTTCTAGCTTTGGAGCAATTCACCAAGTAGATGTGGATGGAATGTACATCGTTGACACAGGCCATATCGTAGCATTCGAACCAAGCTTGGACTATCATATAGATAAAGTAGGCGGATTAAAATCTCTCTTCTTATCTGGAGAAGGATTGGTCGCCAAATTTTCCGGTAAGGGAAAACTTTATCTACAAACTCGTAACCAAAACTCTTTTGCCTCTTGGGCAAATACCTGGAGAAGAGTGCAACGTTCTACGAGTGGAGGGGATTAA
- the lpxC gene encoding UDP-3-O-acyl-N-acetylglucosamine deacetylase gives MNFTEHRKTLKETVRIKGIGLHSGKEVNLIGHPAPAGKGIVFEYRKGEDKASIPVELSNVVDTSNATTLGDGLHRVQTVEHLMAAVFSLGITDMVLEIDSVEVPIMDGSSLPFLEAFESTGYTEFEERIEPIYVKNPMWVVDGDKYLVILPSETWKVTYTIDFPHPLLKGQNITIDLDRDILRNEILPARTFGFLKDVEALQARGLAMGGSLDNAIVLTQDGYLNESLRYENECVRHKILDLVGDLSIAGRPIIGHYLASKAGHALDVSMAKLVMSSVTGNELGKYKSRRIPLFNRKAAMV, from the coding sequence ATGAATTTCACTGAACATAGAAAAACTCTTAAAGAAACAGTTAGAATTAAGGGGATCGGATTACATTCCGGCAAAGAAGTAAATCTGATCGGGCACCCTGCTCCTGCTGGAAAAGGCATAGTCTTTGAATATAGAAAGGGAGAAGATAAAGCATCCATCCCTGTAGAATTAAGTAACGTGGTAGATACAAGTAACGCTACCACACTCGGAGATGGACTCCATAGGGTCCAAACTGTAGAGCATCTAATGGCAGCGGTATTCTCCTTAGGAATCACGGATATGGTCCTGGAAATCGACTCCGTAGAAGTTCCGATCATGGATGGATCTTCCCTTCCTTTCTTAGAAGCATTCGAAAGCACGGGTTATACCGAATTCGAAGAAAGAATAGAACCCATTTATGTTAAGAACCCAATGTGGGTAGTAGATGGGGACAAGTATCTTGTGATCCTTCCGAGCGAAACCTGGAAAGTGACGTACACAATTGACTTCCCTCACCCCCTTCTAAAAGGCCAGAATATCACAATCGATCTGGACCGCGACATTCTCAGAAACGAAATTTTACCAGCCAGAACCTTCGGATTTCTAAAAGACGTTGAAGCCCTCCAAGCAAGAGGTCTCGCTATGGGAGGCTCCTTGGACAATGCAATCGTTCTTACTCAGGATGGATACCTGAATGAATCCCTCCGCTACGAAAACGAATGTGTCCGACATAAAATTTTGGACCTGGTGGGAGATCTTTCCATCGCAGGAAGACCTATTATCGGACATTACTTGGCTTCCAAGGCGGGACATGCGCTGGACGTTTCCATGGCTAAGTTAGTCATGAGTTCAGTAACAGGAAATGAACTGGGCAAATACAAAAGCCGCCGGATCCCTCTTTTCAACAGAAAAGCGGCGATGGTCTAA
- a CDS encoding TIGR00266 family protein has protein sequence MNIQVLYKPSYSVAKVNLSSGESIKAEAGALMSMSSHIQMQTSKAQQGGLFKSLKAAFLGGESFWMNTFSASQAGEVLLAPTLPGDIEKLELNGTIFIQSSSFLASKPEIDIDTKFQGLKGFFSGESLFFLKLSGSGPVLISSYGGIEVLDVEGEFIVDTGHIVAFEEGLQYEITKFGGWKSFFLGGEGLVAKFKGRGRLWLQSRNVPTLGAWFRSELPPRKE, from the coding sequence ATGAATATCCAAGTTTTATACAAACCATCTTATTCCGTAGCAAAAGTAAATTTAAGTTCCGGAGAATCCATCAAGGCGGAAGCGGGAGCTCTCATGAGTATGAGTTCTCATATCCAAATGCAAACAAGTAAGGCACAACAAGGAGGACTTTTTAAATCCTTGAAGGCTGCCTTCTTAGGAGGAGAATCTTTCTGGATGAACACATTCTCTGCATCACAAGCGGGCGAAGTTTTACTGGCTCCCACACTTCCTGGTGATATCGAAAAACTGGAATTGAACGGTACAATTTTTATCCAATCCAGTTCCTTTCTCGCTTCAAAACCAGAGATAGATATAGATACTAAGTTCCAAGGCTTAAAAGGTTTTTTCAGCGGTGAGTCTTTGTTCTTCTTAAAACTGAGTGGAAGCGGACCGGTTCTTATCTCCAGTTACGGTGGGATCGAAGTCTTAGATGTAGAAGGCGAATTTATAGTAGATACAGGCCATATCGTAGCATTCGAAGAAGGTCTGCAATACGAGATCACTAAGTTCGGAGGTTGGAAATCTTTCTTCTTGGGCGGAGAAGGTTTAGTCGCCAAATTTAAAGGAAGAGGACGACTCTGGCTCCAATCCAGAAATGTGCCTACACTCGGCGCTTGGTTCAGATCCGAATTACCACCTAGAAAGGAATAA
- a CDS encoding TIGR00266 family protein yields the protein MQFQISHKPSFSLLKLRLGPGQSIKSEAGAMVYMSSKMGVETKMGSGFLSALSRKIFGGESFFFNTYTAPDTGGEIGLAPDLPGDIIDLDLNGKSIFVQSGSYLASDPGIQVVSKFGGLRSLFGGEGLFLLEISGTGKVFLSSYGAIVPIRVEGNYTVDTGHIVAFENSLQFKVGKAGGNWKSTLLGGEGLVANFSGNGTLWIQSRVPSGFISWLTKLLPV from the coding sequence ATGCAATTCCAGATCTCTCATAAACCTTCCTTCTCCTTATTGAAACTTAGATTAGGCCCTGGTCAATCGATTAAATCGGAAGCCGGAGCCATGGTGTACATGAGTTCCAAAATGGGTGTAGAAACCAAAATGGGAAGTGGGTTTCTTTCTGCACTTTCCAGAAAAATTTTCGGTGGAGAATCGTTCTTCTTCAATACTTACACAGCTCCCGATACAGGAGGAGAGATCGGACTTGCTCCCGATCTTCCCGGAGATATCATAGATCTGGATCTGAATGGAAAAAGTATTTTTGTTCAATCTGGATCTTATCTAGCATCCGATCCCGGCATCCAAGTTGTTTCTAAATTTGGTGGTCTTCGTTCTTTATTCGGAGGAGAAGGTCTGTTCTTATTAGAAATTTCCGGAACCGGAAAAGTATTCTTAAGTTCTTATGGAGCTATTGTTCCAATCCGAGTAGAAGGAAATTATACTGTAGACACAGGTCATATAGTCGCCTTCGAAAATTCTCTACAATTCAAAGTAGGAAAGGCGGGAGGAAATTGGAAATCCACATTACTAGGTGGCGAAGGTTTAGTCGCAAATTTCTCAGGCAATGGAACTCTATGGATCCAATCTAGAGTGCCTTCCGGATTTATCAGCTGGCTTACTAAACTTCTTCCAGTTTAA
- a CDS encoding SDR family oxidoreductase → MRMKQILITGANRGIGLELANIYVEKGYTVYAACRKSSEPLRRLGVKIFEGLDLTQSQSFETLSGFLTGVKLDIFINNAGILIPDNLESVDFTELETQILVNAIGPIRLSRLLLPKLGPNSKLIFITSRMGSIADNTSGAYYGYRMSKAALNAGAVSLARDLSSKKISVGILHPGMVATEMTGRQGIPPRNAAEGLFQQVEKLSPERSGRFFHQNGEELPW, encoded by the coding sequence ATCCGAATGAAACAAATTTTAATCACTGGCGCAAACCGAGGCATCGGTCTGGAACTCGCAAATATCTATGTTGAAAAAGGTTATACCGTTTACGCTGCTTGTAGAAAAAGTTCGGAACCGCTCCGTAGATTGGGTGTAAAAATTTTCGAAGGCCTGGACCTAACCCAAAGCCAAAGTTTCGAAACTCTTTCCGGTTTTTTAACCGGGGTCAAACTGGACATATTTATCAATAATGCAGGGATCCTGATCCCGGATAATTTGGAAAGTGTGGACTTTACGGAATTAGAAACTCAGATCCTGGTAAATGCGATCGGGCCAATCCGACTCAGCAGGCTTCTTCTTCCTAAACTTGGTCCAAATTCAAAACTGATATTTATCACTAGCAGAATGGGCTCTATCGCAGACAATACTTCCGGAGCCTATTATGGATACAGAATGTCCAAAGCCGCCTTGAACGCGGGTGCCGTTAGCCTAGCTCGTGACTTAAGCTCTAAAAAGATCTCTGTAGGTATTTTACATCCGGGAATGGTAGCTACCGAAATGACAGGTAGACAAGGAATTCCCCCTAGAAATGCAGCCGAAGGACTATTCCAACAGGTCGAAAAACTCTCTCCAGAACGGTCCGGAAGATTCTTTCACCAAAACGGGGAAGAGTTACCATGGTAA